The Chitinophagales bacterium genome has a window encoding:
- a CDS encoding cytochrome c maturation protein CcmE has translation MKKSHIVLMVLVAAAVTIIVSMFGDFSTYETFASASKDQGKKYHVIGELAKGHAMSYDPVKDPNHFSFYVQDKNGRVNQVVFNGAKPTDIEKSEQIVMTGYMQGEVFHCSKIQMKCPSKYENDQVAVANQM, from the coding sequence ATGAAAAAGTCGCATATTGTATTGATGGTGCTGGTTGCCGCTGCGGTAACAATAATTGTGAGCATGTTCGGGGATTTCAGTACGTATGAAACATTTGCCTCAGCTTCGAAAGACCAGGGTAAAAAATACCACGTGATAGGCGAGCTAGCCAAAGGCCATGCCATGAGTTACGACCCTGTAAAAGACCCTAACCATTTCAGCTTTTACGTACAGGACAAGAACGGTAGGGTGAACCAGGTAGTGTTCAACGGTGCCAAACCTACTGACATTGAGAAAAGCGAGCAGATAGTGATGACAGGTTATATGCAGGGTGAAGTATTTCACTGCTCCAAGATACAAATGAAGTGCCCGTCGAAATATGAGAACGACCAGGTGGCAGTAGCCAACCAGATGTAA
- the ccsA gene encoding cytochrome c biogenesis protein CcsA — MDTQYIGEHLGPGQLGHFFVIASFVMALFSGFSYYRAALTEHTDQQGSMAWLRMGRNGFVLHAAAVMGVFFTLFYIITNHLFEYHYAWKHSDLSLSSKYLLSCFWEGQEGSFLLWSFWHSVLGIIVMLTAKKMESRVMTIIAVVQVALATMLLGYYFGNDISIGSSPFILLRDKMVGAPIFAQPNYLQDYITDGNGLNILLQNYWMVIHPPILFLGFSSTLIPFAYTIAALWKGGDYKEWIKPTWVWSLFAGAVLGTGIMMGGAWAYESLTFGGYWAWDPVENASLVPWLTLVAGLHTLIVYKVTGRSFIMTAIMFILTYALIWYSTFLTRTGVLGDTSVHAFTGEGASLYWHLLIVIAVIMAISIWALARKWKSLPRVKSEEKVNSREFWMFIGSFVLFLSALQIIISTSIPVWSPLAKLITGKDVAPPVDPVAHYNGIQVWVAIVISLLSASVLYLKFNKSDNKTFWKRIAIVSAIALVMSLLIGYYQQITTPQYAVMLFACSFTVVGMLNYAISIQKGKLMKLGPSVSHLGFGLALLGILLSSYKKEVISYNTTGIIIPYSDDKMENIRQSMENVVLYKDIAVPMGEYDVTYLGDSTSETDPRTFYKVQYEKRDTATGKVVESFVLHPDAFVNPKGQQGGMSANPDSKHYLSKDIFTYVTSVIDPAKRTDSNAYKSHKVRIGDTIFINRGYLIFDGFNTNVDNENYIPEKGDIAVAARITLKDLNGAGQQVAPVYYIRNNFQHYIEDTLAERRTYVRLSKIVPEENAAEIMVRQPEEDYIVMKALLFPYINVLWLGVIVMVVGFLLSMLNRITKKA, encoded by the coding sequence ATGGATACTCAATATATAGGAGAACATCTCGGACCCGGGCAACTGGGTCATTTTTTTGTGATAGCCTCTTTTGTGATGGCACTGTTCAGCGGCTTCAGCTATTACCGCGCTGCCCTGACTGAACATACCGATCAACAAGGGAGTATGGCATGGCTCCGCATGGGCCGCAATGGCTTTGTGCTGCACGCCGCGGCTGTCATGGGGGTATTTTTTACGCTGTTCTACATCATTACCAATCACCTGTTCGAGTATCATTATGCATGGAAACACTCCGACCTAAGCCTTTCATCCAAATACCTGTTATCCTGCTTCTGGGAAGGGCAGGAGGGTAGTTTCCTGCTCTGGTCGTTTTGGCACAGTGTGCTGGGCATCATCGTTATGCTGACGGCTAAGAAAATGGAAAGCCGTGTGATGACCATCATTGCCGTAGTGCAGGTGGCATTGGCTACTATGTTGTTGGGCTATTATTTCGGTAATGACATCAGTATCGGTTCTTCTCCTTTCATTTTGCTGAGGGACAAAATGGTGGGCGCACCAATATTCGCGCAGCCCAACTACCTGCAGGACTACATTACAGACGGAAACGGACTGAACATACTGCTGCAGAATTACTGGATGGTCATTCACCCGCCGATACTGTTCCTGGGCTTTTCATCTACGCTCATACCATTTGCCTATACCATAGCTGCGCTGTGGAAAGGTGGCGATTACAAAGAATGGATAAAACCCACTTGGGTGTGGAGCCTTTTTGCTGGTGCAGTATTGGGTACAGGTATCATGATGGGTGGCGCATGGGCCTACGAATCGCTGACGTTTGGCGGCTACTGGGCATGGGATCCGGTAGAGAATGCTTCGCTTGTGCCATGGTTAACGTTAGTAGCGGGTTTGCATACGCTTATCGTATATAAAGTAACCGGCCGGTCGTTCATTATGACGGCTATCATGTTCATCCTTACTTATGCGCTGATATGGTATTCTACCTTCCTGACACGTACGGGTGTACTGGGTGATACGTCAGTACATGCTTTCACCGGCGAGGGGGCGTCGCTCTACTGGCACTTGCTGATTGTAATAGCTGTGATAATGGCCATATCTATATGGGCTTTGGCAAGAAAATGGAAGAGTCTGCCCAGGGTAAAGTCAGAAGAAAAGGTGAACAGTCGTGAGTTCTGGATGTTCATAGGGTCTTTTGTACTGTTCCTGAGCGCTTTGCAGATAATAATCAGTACTTCTATACCTGTATGGTCGCCATTGGCAAAGCTCATTACAGGCAAAGACGTAGCTCCCCCTGTTGATCCCGTAGCTCACTATAATGGTATACAGGTGTGGGTAGCCATTGTCATCTCATTGCTGTCGGCATCGGTACTGTACCTCAAGTTCAATAAGAGCGATAACAAAACCTTCTGGAAGCGTATAGCCATTGTTTCTGCCATAGCATTGGTAATGTCCTTGCTTATTGGCTACTATCAGCAGATAACTACTCCGCAATATGCGGTGATGTTGTTTGCCTGCAGCTTTACAGTCGTGGGTATGCTCAACTACGCGATATCAATACAGAAGGGAAAGCTCATGAAGCTGGGACCGTCAGTATCACACCTGGGTTTTGGTCTGGCACTGTTGGGCATACTGCTTTCGTCATATAAAAAAGAAGTGATATCATATAATACAACAGGTATCATCATACCATATAGTGATGACAAGATGGAGAACATCAGGCAGAGTATGGAGAACGTTGTATTGTATAAGGATATAGCTGTGCCGATGGGGGAATATGATGTTACCTATTTAGGTGATTCAACATCCGAAACAGACCCACGTACTTTCTATAAAGTACAATACGAAAAGCGTGATACGGCAACGGGAAAAGTGGTTGAATCGTTTGTGTTGCATCCGGACGCATTCGTGAACCCTAAAGGGCAGCAAGGTGGTATGAGCGCCAACCCGGACTCTAAACATTACCTGTCTAAAGACATATTCACTTATGTTACTTCGGTTATTGATCCGGCAAAAAGAACAGATAGTAATGCTTATAAGTCGCACAAGGTAAGGATAGGTGACACTATCTTCATCAACAGGGGATACCTGATATTTGACGGTTTCAATACGAACGTTGATAATGAAAATTATATCCCGGAAAAGGGTGATATAGCCGTAGCTGCTAGGATAACCCTTAAAGACCTGAATGGTGCCGGTCAACAAGTTGCGCCCGTTTATTACATCAGGAACAACTTTCAGCATTATATTGAAGATACCCTGGCTGAACGCCGCACCTATGTACGCCTGTCTAAGATAGTGCCAGAAGAGAATGCAGCAGAGATTATGGTTCGCCAACCCGAAGAAGACTATATAGTCATGAAGGCTCTGCTCTTCCCATATATAAACGTACTGTGGCTGGGGGTAATAGTGATGGTTGTTGGTTTCCTGCTAAGTATGTTGAACAGAATAACCAAGAAGGCTTAA
- a CDS encoding calcium-binding EGF-like domain-containing protein has product MKARLKSIILSAVGTMAVFATITFSSCDPDPCKAIVCAYGGTCADGECICPSGYEGTHCEVVTRDKYEGVWTVFENGTVTNPAQYEITFVNGVGATDMTISNFYNRFPGHDISVRVKGDTLFIPQQNVGNYIIEGTGYLVWDGFYPDNGQLTVRYKVTNPEGKTDDFGVNGGEPSIWNR; this is encoded by the coding sequence ATGAAAGCCCGTTTAAAATCAATCATTCTGTCGGCGGTAGGTACTATGGCCGTTTTTGCTACAATAACATTCAGTTCTTGTGACCCCGACCCGTGCAAAGCCATAGTTTGTGCTTATGGCGGTACTTGTGCCGATGGTGAGTGTATCTGCCCTTCCGGTTATGAAGGTACGCATTGCGAAGTGGTAACCAGGGACAAATACGAAGGTGTCTGGACCGTATTTGAGAATGGTACGGTAACCAATCCCGCTCAATACGAGATAACATTCGTAAATGGTGTTGGCGCTACGGATATGACCATTTCTAATTTCTACAATCGCTTCCCTGGTCATGATATCAGTGTTCGTGTTAAAGGCGATACATTGTTCATCCCTCAGCAAAATGTAGGTAACTATATTATAGAAGGTACCGGCTACCTGGTTTGGGATGGCTTTTACCCTGATAACGGACAGCTGACCGTACGTTACAAAGTAACCAATCCTGAAGGTAAGACTGACGATTTCGGTGTGAATGGTGGTGAACCTTCTATCTGGAACAGATAA
- a CDS encoding N-acetylmuramoyl-L-alanine amidase produces the protein MPLRFLALLLIICCSARQGYTQERKVAKIVIDPGHGGDKPGAIGHFTKEKDLALAISLKLGEIIRKNLKDREVIFTRTTDVDVHWAERHEIANRAKANLFVSVHINSTPPKRRRIKSGGKYRTVYDKTTDANGTEVLVLGLTRVSQKEESIGEYSENITEEDGLLDEKDPMTAIIIAQYSEAFLRTSVDIGNYILDEFSSQGRLNRGVKQKSLEVLAGCVMPGVLVECGFINNVEEEKYMNSPQGQTEIAMAIYKGILKYIKAVER, from the coding sequence ATGCCTTTAAGATTCTTAGCATTATTACTCATTATATGTTGTTCAGCCCGTCAGGGCTATACCCAGGAGCGAAAGGTAGCCAAGATAGTTATCGACCCCGGACACGGCGGAGACAAACCCGGTGCAATAGGTCATTTTACTAAGGAAAAAGACCTGGCACTGGCTATATCACTGAAGTTGGGAGAGATCATCAGGAAAAACCTCAAAGACCGTGAGGTAATATTTACCCGTACTACCGATGTTGACGTACATTGGGCAGAACGCCATGAAATAGCTAATCGTGCAAAGGCCAACCTATTTGTTTCTGTACATATTAACTCAACCCCTCCTAAACGCAGGCGCATCAAATCGGGTGGTAAGTACAGAACCGTATATGATAAAACAACCGATGCCAATGGTACTGAGGTCCTTGTGTTAGGACTTACCAGGGTATCTCAAAAAGAAGAATCAATAGGCGAATACAGCGAGAATATTACAGAAGAAGACGGATTACTGGATGAAAAAGACCCTATGACAGCCATAATTATTGCCCAATACTCTGAGGCCTTTTTAAGAACCAGCGTAGATATAGGCAACTATATACTTGACGAATTTTCCTCTCAGGGCAGGCTGAACAGGGGCGTAAAACAAAAAAGCCTGGAAGTACTTGCAGGCTGTGTAATGCCGGGGGTACTTGTAGAATGCGGCTTTATCAACAATGTAGAGGAGGAAAAATACATGAATTCGCCACAGGGACAAACAGAAATAGCCATGGCTATCTATAAAGGTATTTTGAAATATATCAAGGCTGTAGAAAGATAA
- a CDS encoding LPS-assembly protein LptD — MAVIFIFALTPAVKAQEEPLRINTIEADTLADSIRLKDSLLTVKDTLLNDSLRNTDSTDSTKHMSLEERLGIKISPDAITSEIKSEASDSAVLDMRNNIFILYGKAKVTNEDMELNAGKIIYDQGNNLVTAAPLSDTAIKLKDRPNFSQGQEKFTYDSLQYNFKSKRAIVRNPRTQYGEGYVYSEQVKRNPDQSIYGYRNLYTTCALDTPHFGIKAQKIKVIPGRVVASGPANIMVEQVPTPLFLPFGLFPVTKGQRSGFLLPTYSIDNDRGVGLLNGGYYFNLGQHLDLESRVNIYSKGSWLTTGRANYAKRYKYKGGLAISYAYNKTGEDFEPDASISKDFNVQWQHATDPKARPGTQFSASVNAGTSSFNANNTYDAQQILNNQYQSNITYSKNWANKPYTLSVGARHSQTASTGSVSVTLPEISFYVAQFNPFQPKNSLGTKWYEKITTSYTFTGQNQLMFTDSLFQLSKLSMSDFNNAMKHTIPISASYNLFRFVNLTVGGTYNEYWLTKQTFKSYDYTGDTVAEDINRGFYTARDFNASIAANTRIYGLKMFKRGKLMGIRHMMTPEVSLNYTPDFAKSPYHFGYETITEKNGRPTYVSPYEGSLQGAPSQLGRFRSVIGFKLNNNLQIKVRSNSDTNGYKNIRLIDNFIINTGYDIAADSQNWQDIQVSFSTMFFNIINVNANASYDPYAFDYETGKKTNQTMWNRGTGIARFKQANISMGAQLKPQKRQDNNPKRNTEEYQLLTQYGIDDVYYDFNVPWNMGLSYTLGIAKNYLPTSKKDTVQISTHNVSINGDVNLTSRWKITASTSYNFVQKKLQLSQINLVRDLHCWEMILTAVPFGDRKFYNFTLHVKATVLQDLKLLRRRVY; from the coding sequence TTGGCGGTGATTTTTATATTTGCCTTAACACCCGCCGTAAAAGCGCAGGAGGAACCCCTGCGTATTAATACTATAGAGGCAGACACGCTTGCAGATAGTATAAGGCTAAAAGACAGCCTGCTTACAGTCAAGGATACTTTATTAAATGATAGTCTCAGGAATACAGATTCCACAGACAGCACAAAACATATGAGCCTTGAGGAAAGGCTGGGCATTAAAATATCGCCGGATGCTATCACTTCAGAGATCAAGTCTGAGGCCTCAGATTCAGCCGTGCTGGATATGCGCAATAATATCTTTATCCTATATGGCAAGGCAAAAGTGACCAACGAGGATATGGAACTGAATGCAGGCAAGATCATATATGACCAGGGTAATAACCTGGTAACAGCAGCTCCTTTGTCGGATACGGCTATCAAGTTGAAGGACAGGCCCAATTTCTCGCAGGGACAAGAGAAGTTTACCTATGACAGTCTGCAGTATAACTTCAAGAGTAAACGAGCTATAGTGCGCAACCCGCGAACGCAGTATGGTGAGGGGTATGTATACAGCGAACAGGTAAAGCGTAACCCTGATCAGTCAATATATGGTTATCGCAACCTGTATACTACCTGCGCCCTGGATACCCCGCATTTTGGCATAAAAGCGCAAAAAATAAAAGTGATACCCGGAAGGGTAGTCGCATCAGGGCCTGCCAATATTATGGTTGAACAGGTGCCTACGCCACTATTCCTTCCGTTTGGACTTTTCCCCGTAACAAAAGGTCAGCGATCAGGTTTCTTATTGCCTACTTATTCAATAGATAACGACAGGGGGGTAGGTTTGCTGAATGGCGGGTACTATTTTAACCTGGGGCAACACCTGGACCTCGAATCACGGGTTAATATTTACTCAAAAGGCAGCTGGCTGACCACCGGACGGGCCAATTATGCCAAGCGTTATAAGTATAAAGGCGGATTAGCAATATCATATGCGTATAATAAGACCGGCGAAGATTTTGAACCTGATGCATCTATCTCCAAAGATTTCAACGTTCAGTGGCAGCACGCTACAGACCCGAAAGCAAGGCCCGGAACACAGTTCAGTGCCTCTGTAAATGCCGGTACATCATCATTCAACGCCAATAATACTTATGATGCACAACAGATACTGAACAACCAGTACCAGTCGAACATTACTTATTCGAAAAACTGGGCTAACAAACCATATACGTTGTCTGTTGGTGCACGACACAGCCAGACGGCATCCACGGGAAGTGTATCTGTGACCCTGCCTGAAATATCGTTTTATGTAGCTCAGTTCAATCCTTTCCAGCCTAAGAATAGCCTGGGTACAAAGTGGTATGAAAAAATAACTACCAGCTACACTTTTACAGGGCAGAATCAGCTAATGTTTACCGACAGTCTGTTTCAACTCAGTAAGTTGAGTATGTCTGACTTTAATAATGCTATGAAGCATACTATACCGATAAGTGCTTCCTACAACCTATTCCGTTTTGTGAACCTTACTGTTGGAGGTACCTACAATGAGTACTGGCTGACGAAACAGACCTTTAAGTCTTATGACTATACAGGCGATACGGTTGCTGAAGATATAAATCGTGGGTTCTATACCGCTCGTGATTTCAATGCTAGTATTGCCGCAAATACCAGGATATATGGGCTGAAGATGTTTAAAAGGGGAAAACTGATGGGTATCAGGCATATGATGACACCGGAAGTGTCTTTGAATTATACTCCTGATTTCGCTAAATCGCCTTACCATTTTGGCTACGAAACCATAACAGAGAAAAACGGGCGACCTACTTATGTTTCTCCCTACGAAGGTTCATTGCAAGGAGCACCTTCACAATTGGGCCGTTTCAGAAGCGTGATCGGTTTTAAACTGAATAACAACTTACAGATCAAAGTACGCTCCAACAGCGACACTAACGGTTATAAGAACATCAGGCTGATAGACAACTTTATCATCAATACCGGGTACGACATTGCAGCTGATTCGCAAAACTGGCAGGATATACAGGTGAGTTTCAGTACTATGTTCTTTAACATCATCAACGTAAATGCTAATGCATCATACGATCCATACGCATTTGATTATGAAACCGGGAAGAAGACCAACCAGACCATGTGGAACAGGGGGACGGGTATTGCCAGGTTCAAGCAGGCTAATATCTCTATGGGAGCACAGTTGAAACCACAGAAACGCCAGGACAACAACCCCAAGAGGAATACAGAAGAGTACCAGCTCCTGACACAATATGGTATCGACGATGTTTATTATGACTTTAACGTGCCCTGGAATATGGGGCTGAGTTATACGCTCGGAATAGCAAAGAACTACCTGCCTACATCTAAAAAAGATACTGTACAGATAAGTACGCATAATGTAAGTATCAATGGAGATGTGAACCTCACTTCCAGGTGGAAAATAACTGCCAGTACCAGTTATAACTTTGTACAAAAGAAACTACAACTCTCACAGATCAACCTGGTGCGCGACCTGCATTGCTGGGAAATGATACTTACAGCTGTGCCTTTCGGAGACAGGAAATTCTACAACTTTACCCTGCATGTAAAAGCAACAGTACTTCAGGACCTGAAACTGCTCAGACGGCGGGTTTATTGA
- a CDS encoding MBOAT family protein yields the protein MLFNSLQFLIFFMVVTLLFFRLKSQKARVMLLLLSSCYFYMSFVYQYILILGFTIIIDYIAGILIERTTGKTKKAWLVASIVANAGILIFYKYFNFLVDNINTALQLFDTGREIPFINIILPIGLSFHTFQAMSYTIEVYWGKQKAERNFPTYALYVMFYPQLVAGPIERPQNILHQLNNFQPYTKNNVREGISRMLWGYFKKVVIADRLAMAVDHIYAHDGQMSSFTLCIGAILYSFQIYCDFSGYSDIGIGAAKVMNIKLMENFKQPYLSQNISSFWSRWHISLSSWFRDYVYIPLGGNRKGEARRKFNVFTVFFLSGFWHGANWTFGIWGFLHGVLATFVPGKKMERESTKINNAAVVLNIIFTFLAVTLLWIFFRAENIAHAWAYIKGIFSFRHGSNDMGMSWAELIFSFLLIGTMLWREYKWPAHFITSKNKYIFYVSSMIIILYFFGVFSENQFIYFQF from the coding sequence ATGTTGTTCAACTCTTTACAGTTCCTTATTTTTTTCATGGTGGTCACACTGCTGTTTTTCAGGCTGAAAAGCCAGAAAGCCAGGGTGATGTTATTGCTATTAAGTAGCTGTTATTTCTATATGTCTTTCGTATACCAGTATATACTCATACTGGGCTTTACCATTATTATAGACTACATAGCTGGGATCTTAATAGAACGAACCACCGGCAAAACAAAAAAGGCCTGGCTGGTTGCCAGCATCGTGGCAAATGCAGGTATATTGATTTTTTATAAATATTTCAACTTCCTGGTCGACAACATTAACACGGCTCTGCAACTTTTCGACACAGGGCGGGAAATACCTTTCATTAATATCATTCTGCCCATTGGTTTGTCATTCCACACCTTTCAGGCTATGAGCTATACCATAGAGGTGTATTGGGGCAAACAGAAGGCAGAACGAAATTTCCCCACCTATGCGCTATATGTCATGTTCTATCCGCAGTTAGTAGCCGGTCCTATTGAACGGCCACAGAACATTTTGCACCAACTCAACAATTTTCAACCCTACACTAAAAATAATGTCCGGGAAGGGATATCCCGTATGTTATGGGGGTATTTCAAGAAGGTAGTTATTGCCGACAGGCTGGCCATGGCTGTTGATCATATTTACGCGCATGACGGGCAGATGTCTTCATTTACGTTGTGCATCGGAGCGATACTATATTCCTTCCAGATATATTGCGACTTTTCAGGTTATTCAGATATTGGTATCGGCGCGGCAAAGGTGATGAACATAAAGCTAATGGAGAATTTCAAGCAGCCATACCTGTCACAGAATATCAGCAGCTTCTGGAGCCGTTGGCATATATCACTTTCCAGCTGGTTTCGGGATTATGTTTATATCCCTTTGGGAGGTAACCGCAAAGGTGAAGCACGTCGCAAGTTTAATGTATTCACCGTTTTCTTTTTGAGTGGCTTTTGGCATGGTGCCAACTGGACCTTTGGTATATGGGGTTTCCTTCATGGTGTACTGGCCACATTTGTCCCCGGGAAAAAAATGGAACGTGAATCCACTAAGATCAACAATGCAGCGGTGGTTCTGAATATTATTTTCACCTTCCTTGCTGTAACACTACTCTGGATATTTTTCAGGGCTGAGAACATAGCACACGCATGGGCATATATCAAGGGGATATTCAGTTTCAGACATGGCAGTAATGATATGGGTATGAGTTGGGCAGAATTGATATTCTCGTTCCTGCTTATCGGCACCATGCTATGGCGTGAGTATAAGTGGCCCGCACATTTTATTACATCAAAAAACAAGTATATATTTTATGTAAGCAGTATGATAATTATACTCTACTTTTTCGGTGTATTCAGTGAAAACCAGTTCATCTATTTCCAATTCTGA
- a CDS encoding 2-oxo acid dehydrogenase subunit E2 codes for MAIIDLVMPKMGESITEATVLKWHKQPGDHVSMDETVLEIATDKVDSEVPSTAEGVIKEILFNVDDVVPVGTVIARIESGATASAQPSSQAPPEPSPAPTPAPAAPQPQAPPAPTAAAVASTGGNRFYSPLVLNIANKEGISMAELENIPGTGAEGRVSKKDILAYVANRKNGAPAATPVPQAAPASQPVAAPVQQAAAAPAAPAPQAEVNYGGNVEIIEMDRMRKLIAEHMVRSKATSAHVTSFTEADVTNIVHWRNKVKGEFQKKYNEKITFTPIFIEAIVNCIRKFPMINASVDGNRIIIKKDINIGMAAALPSGNLIVPVIKNADTKNMLGLTRDVNSLANAARANKLKADDTQGGTFTLTNVGTFGSLMGTPVINQPQVAILAVGTIKKRPMVLETEQGDVIAIRHMMYLSMSYDHRIVDGSLGASFLTAVANELEAFDVNREV; via the coding sequence ATGGCTATAATAGATTTAGTAATGCCCAAGATGGGTGAAAGTATTACGGAAGCTACTGTTTTGAAATGGCACAAACAGCCTGGCGACCATGTGAGTATGGATGAGACCGTGTTGGAGATAGCTACTGACAAGGTGGATAGTGAAGTGCCTTCAACGGCAGAAGGTGTGATTAAAGAGATCCTTTTTAACGTGGACGATGTGGTACCTGTTGGTACAGTTATAGCCAGGATAGAAAGTGGTGCAACCGCTTCTGCTCAGCCATCGTCACAGGCGCCGCCGGAGCCATCGCCGGCACCAACGCCTGCTCCTGCAGCACCACAACCACAGGCACCCCCTGCGCCAACAGCTGCAGCAGTAGCGTCAACAGGCGGCAACAGGTTCTACTCACCACTGGTTCTGAACATTGCTAATAAGGAAGGCATCAGCATGGCCGAACTGGAAAATATTCCGGGCACCGGCGCTGAAGGCCGCGTGTCTAAAAAAGATATACTGGCTTATGTAGCCAATCGGAAAAATGGTGCGCCTGCCGCTACACCTGTACCGCAGGCAGCTCCTGCATCCCAACCTGTTGCGGCACCCGTACAACAAGCTGCAGCAGCTCCGGCAGCACCAGCGCCGCAGGCTGAAGTCAATTATGGCGGTAATGTCGAGATAATTGAAATGGACCGTATGCGCAAGCTGATAGCTGAGCACATGGTACGTAGTAAAGCCACTTCGGCACACGTGACCAGCTTTACGGAGGCTGACGTGACAAATATTGTTCATTGGCGTAATAAGGTGAAAGGCGAGTTCCAGAAGAAATACAATGAGAAGATCACTTTCACACCGATATTTATCGAGGCTATCGTGAATTGCATCCGTAAGTTCCCGATGATCAATGCAAGTGTTGACGGCAACAGGATCATTATCAAGAAGGATATTAATATAGGTATGGCTGCGGCATTGCCAAGCGGCAACCTGATAGTTCCGGTGATCAAGAACGCTGATACTAAGAATATGTTAGGGCTTACCCGTGATGTAAACAGCCTGGCCAATGCAGCCCGTGCTAACAAACTGAAAGCTGACGATACACAAGGCGGTACGTTCACACTTACAAACGTGGGCACCTTCGGCAGCCTGATGGGTACACCTGTGATCAACCAGCCGCAGGTTGCTATACTGGCGGTAGGTACTATCAAGAAGCGCCCTATGGTTTTGGAAACTGAACAAGGCGACGTGATAGCTATCCGTCATATGATGTACCTGAGTATGAGTTATGACCACAGGATAGTGGATGGTTCGCTGGGTGCAAGCTTCCTGACTGCTGTAGCTAACGAGTTGGAAGCATTTGATGTGAACAGGGAAGTCTGA
- a CDS encoding PH domain-containing protein: MDTITYRSRIDIGALAILFVVSAILYVGAFNTDTPAIGLTILGLLWMAIAFCYFSIQYTISRHKLTVSFKPFFNTTLDIASITKIKEAEGFEKAASLSVNRLMILTRSGDYVIVSPQNTAGFIRELKYRNGEIRVEADI, encoded by the coding sequence ATGGATACAATAACCTACAGGTCAAGAATAGACATCGGCGCACTGGCTATATTATTTGTGGTGTCTGCTATCTTGTATGTAGGTGCTTTTAACACAGACACTCCAGCCATTGGTTTGACCATACTCGGGCTTTTATGGATGGCCATTGCTTTCTGTTACTTCTCTATACAGTACACTATCAGCAGGCACAAGCTGACAGTTTCATTCAAACCTTTTTTCAACACAACACTTGACATTGCGTCTATTACAAAGATAAAAGAGGCAGAAGGTTTTGAAAAAGCTGCTTCTCTTTCAGTAAATAGGTTGATGATACTTACACGCTCCGGCGATTATGTTATAGTATCTCCCCAGAACACAGCAGGCTTCATACGCGAACTGAAATACCGAAACGGGGAAATACGGGTTGAAGCAGACATATAA